The genomic segment tgctggcgtgtttccccaccagtacaatgtgctacgattgggtatgcgcactgaccaataaatatatatacattggtcacttggaagcatgcatatgacttttgattcattagttatcatgttacacaagttacctaatttggtttacgtcaaactcattaattcatatccatataaaatgtttatacaacagctactgccttgacagatgaatgaattatttaagtgtaggcctatagccaaaggctttaagctatagcgcataatgtccacataaATGATATGGTAGGcagcattattagagaaaaggggtttatttatcaaatacagaaaatagtcccaccatacacgcacacatttttcattcactacacactcacgctttcaaatttcattcactcaaagaggctactgaacttatgtttcacacagaacatgaacacttatgtttcacatagaacgtgaacacaaaacattacgtaattaattcaaataggctaacactaaaacaaataaggccagtaggcctaatagaacgaatatcgggagacaagatcattaaaatggctcacaatcccgcatcagctgtttgatgtcgcgcatcaaaatagcactttgcccctgtggaagggtttgcataaagggttcgcataattatgtgccagatcgtgtggtaggtggcggtatgaaaacaggaaatgtgatactccagacaggaagtagtaaccagacgagcagaccaatcacagccttgcaggctgcgcggctcgcgtaaaagcttacgtaaaaaatgacgcaagtctagaaaaatcgcccgacgcacgcaagacgtgagaagtcgcgcaaggggtgcgcaagggcctcttgcgcttgcgcttacgcttacgtaactgagcataaatcgcCCTTAACGCCCCTAACGTGACGCTTCAACGcatgtaacgcgtctacgcgcctataccaatggttccctatgcaaaaatgccgagtttggacgcccctaacgcgagtaacgcgtttggtgtggccgcaccttgacagctatgttgcacaaaattgcagctaaggctggggtagctttggttgaaccggaggacattgaggacgatgacgacgaggtaGATCGGTGTGAGGATGGCCttcctcataactacgcggctggttttcatgcacgtcgaagagtgattgagacttttttttaaccccctccaccctcccacatgtcactaaacattcccgtcaacgtgaccaatccccaccatatcccagccttttgcctgctcctttgcatttttttaaatatttttataattaatatttttatttttttaataatttttttatgttttatttattttttacattattttatgctacgttttatgagtagcctatgtcagtctgcacaaatccctcccactttctctcacacattttaagtgccctgcccagtgcctgctcaaacatttcctggactgtctctctcaaactaagaacataatggcccacattaggctcagacccacatgatacaccattaccaatgtgttataataaaacgcatccaatactaggaatgtccgctggttacgccactgaggctatagtaggctaacgaggctcttagcgtcctacgagtaccctggagcactcgttagctactcgtGAGCGTTTtgaagacgttcgttaccaaagatgctttcgggaaacggtgtgaaaactgtacgatgctcgtacgacccactctgcgatccacttactgtacgtccacaccaggagcgaccaaagcgtcaaagacgctttggtcgctgcgaattttcgctgcgaatttttctgttcgctttggtcgctcaagtcgctcatgacgtacaattcaattatgcagacgcatttaaaggagccgtatgcgtttagtaggccctacagacagccatatcaaatattgaactctcccatacaccttggccatattgccgagacggttttgcttgttcgataaagtgcttcgacaacaagtaggacagtgattccccccaatataaaaatcctaaaatgtaggctaattacaaccgagaacaaaaaaccctgcgtgctgtagtagttgaaatatgtttcactgatctggatcttcaaatcatgatctgcactcattcgtcgcattcaaaacaaatagacgttagcgcacatggctaatttgcatacgtgcacaggactggttggctccgcaaggcaaataatggaacatatctatctatctaggtctttctgtctatctatctatcaacgcgtgtctagttttaatgtgatgtattgtgtgtaggcctatgtccagtcagacttgttctgtgtggtcttgtaggctactgtcctgtgtgggacgaaccacctaaatggattcccgacgatttgtgtcgtttggtattaataaagacttgactatctatctatctagactatttaattaaaaattattcacctcaggctccgtgaatagtggggaatagagggataaaagacaagagatatatcccttgtcatttatccctcgtcttgtcgattagtttgtttatgtgacggttttgtttaaagcatgctacacgcgattggttggttagattggtggcatgtagagcaaattataatgattcccgcttaaatacgaacgttctagatgtagcctataaattctcccgcttatcatcacttgatatccaaaccactatggcgtttcgatctctgaactgaaaaagggtgggttcgtacaacaccgggtgcccagttacagccgcgattaatacttcagccgacattttgttcagtgagtgaataaaggtaggtaggaaccaaagtgcctgccgatgttccctgggatccacgcaagcgaagagcgtctacattccgattggctgtcagtgtttggtcgctgaagcgaataatagtcatttgcataaagttaaaaagttttcaacttctttttgacgctctggtcgctcaactttggccgctggtagcgttggtcgctttggtcgctcttgcccatagaaagtgaatgacttccggcgatttggtcgctcaattcgcttctggtgtggacggacagttaggctcaagatgctttcgggaaacggggcccaggaccggtacacacactcaagtaggcctacatattcaTACACAAAGTCAGACATTGCAAAAATGTATcttaatcactcacacacagagacaatgtTGTCTGGTTTTATATTTAAACAGTCtacagaaaacaaaacacacacacacacacacacacacacacacacacacacacacacacacacacacacacacacacacacacacacacacacacacacacacacacacacacacacacacctcgatgCCAAGACTCCCTAAACCAAGTCATTAGTTGATTAAACTACGGCAATTACCTAGTAACACCCTTTTATCCAGTGACCTCACGTTGATATTTCATAATTGCAATGGTCAaacttcatttattttatccCTTGTAGGCCTAATATAAATTAGCCGCATTTTTTCGGACAGCTGAATTAAAATCGATGAAAACGACGTAGGAGAAGAGCTAcggtggcctgtactggcctgtttTGTAAGTTTGTAAGTTAAACCATTTTTAAACCATCGAGATCATCAGATGAACATGTGTCTCGTTCCACCTTCCGTCCGCCAGGGGGCGCTCTGAGCCAAACAATTGAAGGATCACGAGAGATGGCTGAGAAAAAGTTTGAATGAATGCAAAAAACCCGAACTGTGATTCATGATATCCGTAAAGGAGTTGATGTTCTTGAAAAGAACGAACCATTTTGGATAGATTTGATTTAAACGATAACGTAAACGACCTCATCGCATATGCGTAAAGGCAAATTATGCAAATGCATAGAAGGGTTATTTGCCCCATTATGCCTCTGATTAGGAGACACCAGCAGACAATAGTCACTTTATAATCCCCTAATCGACTCCTGAAGCTCTTCAGTTACTCTAAATCCTTCTCCATAGAAGAACGTGTGACTTGGATAATAAATCCGTCACGGAAAATACCGACATTGACCGAAGCTAAAACCCGATCTCCGAGTTGATAAAATTTGTCCGTACCAAACAGAACGACGTGTTGTTTAAAAGTAAGAGGAACATACcgatggacacgcacacacacacacacacacaccaagttagacacgcgcgcgcacagatacatacaaacacacatgccaagttccacacgcgcacacacacacacacacacacacacacacacacacacacacacaaacacacatgccaagttccacacgcacacacacacacacacacacacacacacacacacacacacacacacacacacacacacacacacacacacacacaggcgtctTAAAACAAGTCTCTGCGCGTCAAAGGTCCGCGTCTCGTTGCGTAAACCCGTTCCGTGTCTGTTTACACGCAGACGGATGTTTCACGGGGCTTTTATGTGGCTCAGCAGcggggcttttattgtgaagcaCCGGGTCTTGGCCGAGAGCGTCGGGCGTGTGCGCTGCGGGAAAAGGGGGGTCGGAGTGGGAGTATTTATTTGGACAGAGTCTGATTTCACCGGAGgccgtggagggggaggggagggagagagggacgagggggaggtagagggaaACGAGGGAAAtggaaagggggggagagaggaggggggggggagcatttACAAGAGAGACATGACAGGGAGGGGGTAGGAGTTAGGGATTAGGGTATAGGGGGTAGGGGAGTCAGAGCAGTAAACtgacccctctccccccgtgGGTCCCgggccggtctctctctcccccttctccccctgtgggtctcggcctctctctttctgtagaTCACATTTCCAACACTGGGATACCTCACACTGCAAAACACTACCAGatgtggggcgggggggagacgggggagacagagggcctTGTAGGGGggaggctggagagagagacttctTCTGGGCTACTGGCTCCGTCCAGTGATGGGGggctagtctctctctctctctctctctctctctctctctctctctctctctctctctctctctctctctctctctctctctctctctctctctctctctctctctctctctctctctctctctctaaacttCCAAATAATAACTAGGTCAAATCAAAGCGAGGTCACAGTGAACAGGTTGGTCTGTAGTAGTTATATTCATTTAATTTAAGAAGTCTAAATCTAAAATAACTAATGCAGaatacatcctggcacttaaaaacagtCCTTAGCATTATGTAGCGTCTTACCCTTGCTATCTGTGTTGTCTACGgggaaatgggttaacctagtgatggttagtgcttggcacttggttctatgaacatcctcactgtacccacagagatattGTTGTTGGTCCCACGGTCGAACATACCTGGATCCACTGCGGCCTGTGGGTAGGGCTCTCTACATAGGGTCCCGTGTCCggttagaaacacacaaacacacttaaagTTAGAAACGCAAagtttctaacacacacacacagttagacaaacacacacaaagttaaacatacacacataaagttAGAAACACAGAAGTTagagagacacactcacacacacacacagttagacaaacacacacaaagttagaAATACACAAagttaaacatacacacataaagttagaaacacaaagttagaagttagacacacacacacacaattagacaaacacacgcaccttGTGATCTTTAGACGGGTtcgattaaattaaattaacaagTTATGAACCTTATAGATTAATTCACTTTACGTTTGAATCACAACAAAATCAGAGTACACTTAAGAGCGACTTCTCTCAAatcattatttttataaaaCCGGGAGtaggaggagtaagaggaggaaggaagccgggagtaggaggaggaaggaagtaGGAGCTAGGGGGTAGGAAGTAGGAGGTAGGCATTCCAACAAAAAATTAATCAAAATGAAGACGAGCTTTTCTCCCATCATGTCTTTTTGGACCCTCTCCCAGCTCAGAGTCCACTTCCTctaaccctctccctccagcctgCACCCGTCCTCTGAGACACAGGAGGCCTTGTTCCTCCACATACTGAGGCCGGGACaaagggaggcgggggagggcgggggaggagaGCATGATGGATCCAATTCCAGCCCCGGAACGCCGGCCTAAGCCTTCCAGGGCCGTTCTCCCCCCCAGCCTGCGACGTGTTCCTCCTGGCCCCCCCGAACGAGCTCTGAGAGGGCGTCAGtgcagagacagaaacagaggtTTAACTAGTACAGTGTGGCCAACTACACGGGTTTAACTAGTTTAAGCACATGTGTAACTAGTTGAATGCGTTGTTAGCCATACTGTACTCTGCAGAGATGTAATAGTTAAATAGTTAAACACATGTGTAGTTAGCCATACTGTACTAGTTGAACTAGTTAAATACCGCGTTGTTAACCATACTGTACTCTGTGGAGACTGActcacatttacatttgaaaTGAAGTAGTAACTTCAGTACTAACATGAAAATTATCTTACTAAATAGGAAAACTATTCCCttagtaaagggttagggttggcgACTTACCaaaagtccatttgtcagaaaaaaggaaaacaacaatatatctctgtgggaACAGTGAGGAGGTTCATagtactaacaatcactaggttaacccattccccgtatataACACCAATAGCTAGGGTAAGACGCTATACCACGCCaagtactgtttttaagtgcaaCATACATCAGTCAGAGTTTAGTTTTTAGGAGTCTAAACAGTCCAATAAACACACCAGAGAGCAGACTTTTTTTAACAAactgtttattttgtaaaactgTACAGGTACAACTTGCTGCGCATCAAAAAAAAGTccttaaagaaaaaaacaaggttttctaaaaaaaaaatcttataaATACATATGTTCTGTCAACGAGTGTATATTTACAAATTATGTTCAGCGTTTAAAATGAGGCAGATTTTCTGATATTTTCCATAACAGGTTTTTAGaaaagatgtgtttgtgtgtgaatggtgaAATTCTTCAGTTGTTTTTAAGATCGTGGCTGAGCTAGGCTGTGCCGAGCGAGCCTGTGCTAAACTAGCCTGTGCTAAGCGAGATAGCCTGCGCTAAACAAATATGAAATTAGCAGCACCATAAACTTGGAAAAGAATACTTGAAAAAGAACCACACAGGAGTGTAAGGAAtgggcaaaataaaaaaaaacttaagtCTGCCCCGGCGGCGGCCATCTTAGTGCCGTTAGGACAGTGGATGGGCTTTAGTTTAGGGTTGAGGGTTCGAGACCCACACCAAGGTCCGCTGAAGACCACATCCATACCGTCCGGTCACAGTCCGTCggtgaacaaaacaaaaccacgAAGAGAAACAGAACAGGAACACTTAATGTGGCGTGAGGGGCTCACTCCGTACAGACGTCATCGCTTTGTCCACGGGGGGACTAGAAAAATAGAAATCAGTCTTTGAGacgtggaggggggggtcctcagTGAGGTACCGTAGAGAACGTCTTGGCGTCGGGGGTCCCAGGGGGAACTGAGGGCGGTTCAGGACCGGGGGAGGACCACAGACCCTCTGAGTCAGGCCAGGAGGGAACTAACGTTTCTTGAGAACACTCTTTGAGGAGATCACTCTTTGGAGGATACTCTTTGAGGAAACACTCCTCTCGAACACATTTCTGGAGGACACACTCCTCTCACAGGACACTCTGGCAGAACACCCTCTTACAGAATCCATCTCCTCAGATCCTCAACGCCcgccgtgtgcatgtgtgtgtgtgtgtgtgtgtgtgaacccacGTCCTTGACTCAAGCTCCAATAAATCCACAGGTCCTTTTAGTCCTTCTAACTGttcgtcccccccctccccgaccccCTCTCGCCAACAGGCCTACAGTCCTGTTGGCAAAGGGGGGGAGGGTCTAGACGGTGGTCTCGCCCTGCGCGCTATTAGTCAACCTGCGGTAGAACCTCCTCCAGGACTGCAGCGTCTTCCCCGACCAGATCCAGAACCCCGACGTGATCCCCACGATCATGGTCATCAGGTACTTGATCATGAAGACCGTGAAGTCGGGGGTGACCGGGGCGAAGTCCCCCGCCGGGCAGGGCACGGCGAAGCGCTTACACGTCTGCTGGTGCCACGTGCGCTCCCACTGCGGCCGGAAGGCCTGCTCGTAGAAGTAGCAGGCGATGACGATGGTGGCGGGCACCGTGTACAGCACAGAGAACACCCCGATGCGCACCATCAGCTTCTCCAGCTTCTCCGTCTTGGTGCCGTCGTGCTTCATGATGGTCCGGATCCGGAACAGGGACACGAAGCCCGCCAGCAGGAAGGACGTCCCGATGAAGAGGTAGACGAAGAGCGGCGCCAGCACGAAGCCCCGCAGCGAGTCCACGTCGTGGATGCCCACGTAGCAGACGCCCGTGAGGAGGTCGCCGTCCACCTGGCCCATGGCCAGGATGGTGATGGTCTTCACGGCGGGCACCGCCCACGCCGCCAGGTGGAAGTACTGGGAGTTGGCCTCGATGGCCTCGTGGCCCCACTTCATCCCCGCCGAGAGGAACCAGGTCAGGGACAGAATGACCCACCAGATGGACGACGCCATTCCGAAGAAGTACAGGATCATGAAGAGGATGGTGCAGCCCTCCTTCTTGGTGCCCTGGGCCACCGTGCGGTACCCGTCCTCCTTGAACTTGTCGATGCAGACCGCCTTGTCGTCCAGGAAGAAGCCGGCCGTGTAGACCACCGCCACCATGAAGTAACAGCCCGACAGGAAGATGATGGGCCGCTCAGGGTAGCGGAACCGCCTCATGTCCACCAGATAGGTGAGCACGGTGAACAGGGTGCTCACGCAGCACAGGATCGACCAAACGCCCACCCAAAGCTTCCCAaacttcagctcctcctccctgaagtacatgaggCCGTGGGGCTTGGCGAGCTCGCAGGGGGCGCCGCAGTCCTTCACGCCCATGAAGTTATAGTTCAGGTACGAGGGCACCTGGAGCTGTAGCGGGCAGGAGAACGGCTTGGGGCCGCGGCCGCTGAAGGGCGGGAGCGTCACCAGGTCGGGGAGGTGCGGCGTCGGGCGAGAGGCCGACGCCGGCGGCGACGAGTCCGAGTCCGTCGTGTTCTGCCCCACACAGATCTCCCCGGCGCCGTGGACCGGGAAGTTCTCGCAGCGCAGTCGCTCCGGCCACTGGAAGCCGAACTTGTTCATGAGCGCCTCGCAGCCCTGGCGGGCGCGCTCACACAGGGAGCGGCAGGGCGGGATGGCCTGTTCCAGGACCGTGCACACCGGGGCGTACATGGAGCACAGGAAGAACTTGAGGTCCAGGGAGCACTGCACCTTCACCAGCGGGTAGAACTGGTGCACCTCCAGCCCGGCGTCCTCCTGGTTGGTGTGACCCAGCAGGTTGGGCATGATGGTCTGGTTGTAGGCGATGTCCGTGCACAGGGGGATGGAGATGGGCTGGCAGAAGCCGTGCTCCGGGATAGAGATGCCCTTCTCACCGTGGTACTGCGAGGCGAGGAGGGGCGCGAGCAGCGCGGTCAGGAGCATGTAGCGCGTgagccacacgcacgcacgggtCTGAGTCCACGGCGCCATCATGGCAGAGGGGAAAGGGGAGCGAGAAGTCCGCGACGGGAGAACCCGATGGGCGAGAAGGTCCGAAAGACGCGGACCGCACCGCCGTACGTAGGGTAAAAACGCGCTAATACGGCAAAAACACGCCGTCTTACTCCGTGACCGTACTATAGATAGAGTATGGCCGGGTGAAATAAAGGGGCACACAAAGTCTGCTACTTTCCAGAGACTCGAAAAGGTCCAAAAGACGCGAACGCACAGCCGTTAATAGGGTAGAGATGCGTTAACACGGTAAAAAGACGCACTCCCACTCAGTGACTATTGAATATAGGGAGTACGGTCTGGTTAAATTAAGGTATTTTCTAGGGAAGTCCAAAGCCGCGAACCACACCGCCGTTAATACGGTAAAAACACGGTAACACGtcaatatgggggggggggggggaagcgcaCTTCCACTCAGCGACTATATCATAGATATGAATGAGTGAGTATGAGCGGGTGAATTAAGCCCTTATCTGGGTTGAATGTCTCCGGTCTCCTCCGCTGCATTCCTTATCCCAGCGCGACGCGCGCAACTCTCCACAAAAATGGAGGAGCGCAAAAATAATTCATACTCAGTCCACGAACCCGAACCCCAAAAACCGAACGAACCCGAAAGAAAACCGAACAAACCGCGTCTGATAAGGTTGGTTACTCCATGAAGGTCAGCGCaagtggggggttggggggtcttACTGCCTTTTGGTgccgggtgggggtgggggtccagaAGTTACGGTGGTCCTGCAGAAGTCCTCCACGCTTTACGCATGCACGAAAAACAACCCGAACTTCGTCCGGAAGCGGAGCTCGACAGCGTATAATGTCCAGGTTATCCGTGTTAGAAAGTTTCCATTGTTGCACTGGTCGGGTCCTCACTGGTTTAGGTCCTTAATAGTTTGGGCTCCCAGACCACTATAGAGTTGCTGTCTCGTGGACGTCGGCTGCAGGAATGAGCTCGCGCTCCGCGATGACTCCAAGCGCTCGGGGAGCCGGTTtcaagccccccctccccgctcctcCCAGTGCCGACTCGAGGGGGCGCCTTGAAACtcaccacacgcacgcacacacacacacacacacacacacacacacacacacacacacacacacacacacacacacacacacacacacacacacacacacacacacacacacacacacacacacacacacacacacacacacacacacacacacacacacacacacacacacacacacacacacaccaactgccGAGTCGTCCAATCGCGCGGTTTGTTTTCTCATGCTCCCGCCCGCTGATTGGTTCCGCTGGGTGAGGGGCGCGGCGTCGCTACCTTCAAAGCTCGAGCCTCATTAGGTATTCAGCGCGTGCACTGGGACTGGGAGGTTTCGTAACCTGTTACTCTGTGACCGCGTGCACGCGACATAACTTTGCAcgagtgaatgcatgtgtgaatgtgtgtgtgagtggttgaaaatgtgtgcgtgtgtgtgtgtgtgtttatgtgtgtgtgtgtgtgtgtgtgtatgtgtgtgaatgattgCATGCGTGTGAATGAACGGTTAAATGGGTGTATGAATAAGTGCACGTGTTAGCAACTggctgaatgtgtgtatgagtgggtGAATTCTCAGGAGAAGAGTTTGACTTACAGTCCAGAAGGCACCACTTGGGGGAATTGGAGAATTTGCCtatgaatgggtgactgtgtatgtgactgtgtgaatgggtgaatgtctggcgctgtgagtggccactggtcagAAACGTGCGGTAGAATCTTTAAATTTTAACGTTAGCCCCATGCCGTACGTGATGCAAACGCCGCGGTGCGCACCCGCCTGGATCACCCCCGCTAAAtgaaccccctctcccccagatcGAGCCCACTATGCCGGGATggctgtaggggggggggggggggggcgggaggagtCCTGGACATAATGGTTTTATTAATAGAGGAGGGAATGCCTGAATCACAGAGCAATGAGGACATCAGCTGTCTCACTGAtgtctggggtgtgtgtgtgtgtgtgtgtgtgtgtgtgtgtgtgtgtgtgtgtgtgtgtgtgtctgacaacaATTGTTATACTAATCATGCTCTAACACtcgatacagacacacacgcacacacacacacacacacatatacctacacacacacaaaccctgtcactgttggtgtgtgtgtgtgcgtatgtgtctgttttGAGTATCTTTGCGGTTTgtctggtgtgtctgtgtgtgctctgtgctgtgtgtgtgtgtgtgtgtgtgtgtgtgtgtgtgtgtgtgtctttgtgtgagagagacttaACATTAGACATTAGATAGAGGGTACGTTTTAATCACGTGGAGCAGCATGTGACACTCAAACCATTTATGTGCGGCGAATCGGTCGACTCAGGTATGTGTGTAgacgttgtgtttgtgtgtgcagatgtgtgttTNNNNNNNNNNNNNNNNNNNNNNNNNNNNNNNNNNNNNNNNNNNNNNNNNNNNNNNNNNNNNNNNNNNNNNNNNNNNNNNNNNNNNNNNNNNNNNNNNNNNGGTTGATCCTGCTGGTTAATTAAGGGTCCTGATTGGACAGTGATCCGGGCTGCATCTGAATACTCATACGTGACTGCTATATAGTAGGCATTTTGAAGTGAGTCataaatatagcgcgtccgattGAGTTTCAGAATGCGTACTACTGCCACATTATACAACGGTCGGTCACTTCGCTATCCCACAATTCAGCCAGAGTCTGGTAACCGAAGAAGAAGTAAGCCgcggtgaaaaaaaaaaatctgtaaattATCGCAGGTGACTTTAATTTTGCCAGCCTCtgatcatggacctattatgtgCAGCGCACAGACAGAGATCCGTAGGTGTTTGGGTgttgttcggaagcgttcggaggcgttcgaCGCATAGCTGCAGAACATGCTGCATTAACGGTCCATGAGTAGACACTGCACAGAAACAGTAGATACTTGGTATTCGGATGCACCCCCAGTCTCTTCCACCGTTCATGTGGGAGTCAGTCcccatccctcacccccccccccccccccccctccctccccgcaactcacctcccccccccccctccaccaacaACACCCCAGGCCCCTCCAGATTCCAGGGAAGTGCCTTTGAGCAACACCAGGCGCCGGCCGGCATAGTCTCAAgagtctcccccccccgccttccctccctccccccccccccctcccctcccccaaaacTGAGCTGAACTTTTTTATAAATGATTCAGCTCGTTTCGTCCGGTCCTTGTCGGCGCGTGATGCTAACCTTAGCGATGCTACAGCGGCGCTGGGCTATGCTAACAAAGCTaacacccccccacactctTAACTGATTCGAGTT from the Gadus macrocephalus chromosome 7, ASM3116895v1 genome contains:
- the LOC132461212 gene encoding frizzled-7-A-like, producing MMAPWTQTRACVWLTRYMLLTALLAPLLASQYHGEKGISIPEHGFCQPISIPLCTDIAYNQTIMPNLLGHTNQEDAGLEVHQFYPLVKVQCSLDLKFFLCSMYAPVCTVLEQAIPPCRSLCERARQGCEALMNKFGFQWPERLRCENFPVHGAGEICVGQNTTDSDSSPPASASRPTPHLPDLVTLPPFSGRGPKPFSCPLQLQVPSYLNYNFMGVKDCGAPCELAKPHGLMYFREEELKFGKLWVGVWSILCCVSTLFTVLTYLVDMRRFRYPERPIIFLSGCYFMVAVVYTAGFFLDDKAVCIDKFKEDGYRTVAQGTKKEGCTILFMILYFFGMASSIWWVILSLTWFLSAGMKWGHEAIEANSQYFHLAAWAVPAVKTITILAMGQVDGDLLTGVCYVGIHDVDSLRGFVLAPLFVYLFIGTSFLLAGFVSLFRIRTIMKHDGTKTEKLEKLMVRIGVFSVLYTVPATIVIACYFYEQAFRPQWERTWHQQTCKRFAVPCPAGDFAPVTPDFTVFMIKYLMTMIVGITSGFWIWSGKTLQSWRRFYRRLTNSAQGETTV